The Lolium rigidum isolate FL_2022 chromosome 1, APGP_CSIRO_Lrig_0.1, whole genome shotgun sequence region cccacttgagttaagcaaatgaagaggctttgattattaaagtgtttatgaaataaaactggctttatgcaaatgaaactagagcttagaacccccttactatagttgatagtatttatcttagtattagtttgcgagtactttaaagtactcatggttgtgtccctggctattcaaatggccagactatgaagaggagtaccagaacccggaagaaggacagcaggacgtctacgacaactaggatcactcctgacgtcaacggctgctcgtggaataaatggactactactacgctatttcgcttccgctatgtgttatgtaattgatcgatagaacttctattattgtaatgagactggatcatgtgatcctttatttgtaagacgattatggtatgtaatgaatgatgtgttgtgatatcaatctattatgtctcgcaaaaacaatattcctgggattgcgaggaatggcataatagacatctggacttaaaaatccgggtgttgacagtggtGCTCCCAAAAACTTGGCTGCCTCTGGGCACATCTGCAGATTACAATTTTTTTAGAGCATatcaagaagaaaatgaaaagcaAAAGATATGAATTCACATTTACATCTATCTCATGTATCCACCAATCGTCGCTAGCATCAATGGTTTGTGTGATAGGATCTCTGCCTAGACCGGACGCATGCTGAACCAGTCCTTTCCAAATGGTGCAGTCCCTTTTTAGTGTTTCCCACCTATTTCTCATTTGATTCTTGTCATAATTTTTCTTTGTGCGCGCGTTGAATTTCTCAACTAGGTTGGGGTATTCAAAACTTTTACCGGACGATTATTTGCTGCCACCTCTTCTTTGCACACATCACGAAACACACACTCACCAACGGCATCCCAATTTGCCTTTGGAAGTTTCGCCTTTTCTTTCAGCGTTCCCATCTAGTTGCATAACATGGTTGTTTAATTGACCACATATAAGATAATAGTCTATGCATACCAATTTGCCATCTACTAACTATCATCTATATTACATCTACCAGAGATAAGATAAATCAGCAGCAACCCATTCACAGATTGGGATAACATCAAATTTCCATCCGTGCATAATCAATTTCACCGTTACCATCTACTACCACATTAGCTAGTTTGaagaataaactagacaaaaaatAGGGACGGAACAACATACCTGGCTGGTAGTAGCCATAGGGAGCGATGCCTGCGAAAGGCGGGCGAGCTAGCAGGTGAGCGAACGCCTTTGTGGGAGGGCGCGCTGCGGGAGCGCGAGCTCCGCGTCGACCACGGTGGCGGCGGCTGGCCGAACGACGAAAGGTGCGGCACATGGTCGTTCGTCCTCCTGGTGGTGGGGAATTGAGTGACCCGGGTGGGAGGAGGTGGGGACCCGGGGCAGCGGGGATAGCTGGTGCAGCGGCGGCGACCAGATGAGCCGGCGACAACGCTCAACGACAGAAATGggcggcggctcgggctaacCCTTGGCGGCGGCAGGTCGCATCCTGTGTGCGTGCGAGGAAAAGAACGAGCCGGGTGAGAGGCTACGGGGTAGGTCAGGGCCAAAACGAAAAAAAGGTAGGAGGAAAACGCTTCGATTCTACGGTGGCATTTCTGGGGTAATTTGATTAAAGTATATGGCACCGGTCGCTACCTATTCGGGGCTAGTTTTGACAAGctcgagaagctgccctcccGACGCTTCTCTGGACAGCCAAATTTGCACTACGATGCTAATTTGCGGTAGGAAAAAGCTAGATATAAGAAgatacttcttttgggcttcttcgGTGGGGAACCTAGAAGCCTctctagaagcccaaaagaaggggGCCTTTTCCACACGCATCAATTTCCCGCATGGGCTGGCCCATCTTCGCCGAATTTCCTTTTttgtttaaatttatttttatttttatgtttcttttttatttctattcttcctttttctttttcgttttaatttcatgttttatttatttatggttttattatttttagtttttatCGGTGAACAAATTTTAAGATTTGAACCTTTTATCAATCATGAAATTTTTGAATATGTATATATTTTACACGGTGATCAATTTTTAAAATCATGAATCATTATCTGAAATCAAAGATTTAATAACAATGCACATTTTAAATCTGAGCCATTTTACTATTTTTATATCTAAACTTTTTTTGAAAGCAGGAACAATTTTCAAAAACTAGACATTATTTAACCACGAGATTTTAAAATCTGAACCTTTTAAAAATAAGGAACGCATTTAAAATCTGCGAACTTTATAAAAATCATGAACATTTCCtacaaaatgaaaagaaaatgaaCACCTTACGTAACGTCAAAATGGTTCTACTGTGTCTGCTGGGCCAAAAGATGAAgagaaaacaaggttttagcatgtattgggccggcccatgtgGAATCCTACTCTGACTGTGAGCGAGCGGTCCCTCGTGCTCGCTTCAAACATAGGGCGACCCCCCAGGTAGGGTTTGCCACCGCGCCCACCCCGCCGCCCGATTGTGCCCACAACAACGATGATCCGTCCGGCACCAGCGGAGGCGGTCGGAGAAGGCTCCGTAGGGGAGGAGGTCTTCATCGCCGACCATGACATCATCAATGAGATAtccctggacgaggaaggtcaatACTACCTATCATAGTACCTTGTCATACACAGAAACAGCTAGTAGTCTCTCCTTAGTTCTGCTTGCTCCGTGCTTACTTTTTCCTTGCTCAGATCTCcccgaccaagacgatgatgatgaccaggacgaagacatgatgggtaTGTGCCTTTGTTGTTATATTTCTTCTGTTTTAGTATAGCTGTACTGGCACTGCTTACATGGTTAACTATTATGTTTGTGTCCGTTCTTACTTGAGAGCGATGATCTTAACGGGATAAGCTACTGTCTTGTACTAGTGATGACTGAATATTGCCTTCTAAACTGAACTTTCTTGTAAATGAGCTCAGGCTTCTAGGGGtacctttttttttatttcatttcatACAAACCTTGGCACCCTGCTATTCGTTATCTGGTTGTTCATTTTACATGCAGTACACTTTAGACAATCTGAAGTTCGTATAATGTGCTAGTAATTCAAGTGCCCTTTAATTTATGTTGTTTCAGATGAGGTTGAGGATCACTCAGCATATGCATTTCATGGGCATGCAGGCAAGATCTCCTTGAACGAACTAGCTTACAATGTCTTGTGACTATGATTTATTGTTTGCACTTATAAGTTTGATACGCCATGCAATTTGTCGTCTCTTGTATCATTCGCTTCCAGCGTACCTTTGCATTAAAAATCACATATATTAATAGCTGCTACTGATATTTTGGGTATAGATGAGGTATTTGCTGCTGCTTGCAGTCCTGTAGATGCATCACTTGTTGTTTCTGGAGGTAAAGATGACAGAGGGTTTCTCTGGAGCATTGGATCTGCAGAGAATGTTCAAGAGCTGCCTGGTATGGTTGACTCATTTTCTTAGTCTAATTGGGGAATTCCTTAGTTGACCTGTTGTATGTAAATGTTTCTCGGGTCTTTCCCTATGCTTATCACTTTTACTATTAGTTCTTAAATGTGCTGTTTCTATTTCTTTTAGCTATAACTCCAAACGTATTATTGATATATTGCAGTAAGTCTTCTTCTTTGTTTTTTTAGGAAAATCTTCATATTTATGTTCCTGTTGCATCGGTTTTTGTACCTTTATTTGCGGATGCCTCCCTAGAATTGTCTATGAAGCTTATATAATATCTGTTGCTGATACAGGACATAAAGATACTGTCAGCACTGTGGCTTTCAGTTCAGATGGGAAATTAGTGGCTTGTGGAAGTATGGATGGACAGATAAATGTATGGAATACAGCTACACGAACACTTCAGGGAACCCTTGAGGGCTCTGAATCAGGCCTTGAGGTGAGATGATGCTGATTACTTCAATCCATTTAGCTGAACATACCCCCGAACTGTTTCAATTGCAAAAATCTGTGTTCCCCGCTGTTAAACTGTATATATAGGTACTAGATGATTAATTATATGCCTCTGGTTGTGTAGTGGCTTAAATGGCATCCGCGACTTCACTTTATAATTGCTGGATCAGAGGACTTCAACATATGGATGTGGAATGCTGACCTCAGTTCCTTTGGGAATACATTTGCTGGCCACAGTAACACAGTGACATGTGGTGATTTTACACCTGATGGTACTGAGTATTTTTCTCTAATGCTATTTAATTTTATATATGTTAACGTTATGAAGCTGCCCCTTggtatattataaaatatatcacCCCAGCCTGTGCTTTATTGGGTCCTGTTTTTTGGAACGTCTCAGCATGAAAATTTTCACCTTATGTGACAATCTGTTTTTAGCTATCAACGCAGCTTCATATTTGTTCAGATTTCAGAGGAACTTATGGATTATGGTGTATTTAATATTTCTGCTACTAACTTGTGTTTGAAGTTAATCTCAGTGAAACTAGAGTTGATCATAATAATTGTAAATAACAGAATGGCCTCTATGATGGTTTAACATCTTAGATCCATTTTCACCAGCTTACTTGATGTTCAGATCCCCGATTTAGCATGCCCTTTTTTAGCTAATTCACATGTTTCCTTTTGAAGGTAAGCTTATTTGTAGCGGATCAGATGATGCAACACTGAGGATATGGGACCTTAAAACTGCACAATGCAGACATGTTGTTCGAGGTAAATTCACCATATATTCATATGGTTGTTTTTCTGTGTTCTCTCTTAACCTGAATGTTATTATCTGACTGTTTTACCGCGATCCAGGTCATGGTTATCATACTCATGGACTGACATGTTTAGCTATTACATGGGACTCCCAATCAATTGTTAGTGGCTCTCAGGATAGTTCTGTGCACATCGTGAGTATAAACTCCGGCAAGGTGGGTGTATGTCGTGATTTTGCACTAtatttttttttaacaaaaatGTTCATGAGTCACTCACATACATGCTGAATGAGCTTTGAATCCTTCTCAGCCAAGTTGGCTT contains the following coding sequences:
- the LOC124659921 gene encoding angio-associated migratory cell protein-like codes for the protein MIRPAPAEAVGEGSVGEEVFIADHDIINEISLDEEDLPDQDDDDDQDEDMMDEVEDHSAYAFHGHADEVFAAACSPVDASLVVSGGKDDRGFLWSIGSAENVQELPGHKDTVSTVAFSSDGKLVACGSMDGQINVWNTATRTLQGTLEGSESGLEWLKWHPRLHFIIAGSEDFNIWMWNADLSSFGNTFAGHSNTVTCGDFTPDGKLICSGSDDATLRIWDLKTAQCRHVVRGHGYHTHGLTCLAITWDSQSIVSGSQDSSVHIVSINSGKVVGSLVGHTNSVECIGISPRYNWVATGSIDQTLIIWDLTHQAIRSICEHDDGVTCLAWIGSSRYVASGCMDGIVRIWDSLSGELACMLSGHRDVVQSLAVSADGNSIVSVSSDKSARVFDISMFK